Proteins encoded in a region of the Cygnus olor isolate bCygOlo1 chromosome 4, bCygOlo1.pri.v2, whole genome shotgun sequence genome:
- the UBOX5 gene encoding RING finger protein 37, translated as MVINVCLPQFKPRIHCNKISADGYEVENLISEDLARRNRGFRSEYFIKPPVHVTVSFPFNIEICRINIDVSSGGYQTFSGLEVYTSTSCAKTSWQSPEGHFSGLAGQPVSDKDTFTLVGKAVLKNQSKATFGHRGFKPRPPFHQMENVFSYPGSVSQDLWNKGPASLSNVSHLKLCITHVAGGGLPCIKRLEVWGQPAKSCPQEVIEGVFRVASQCLAQDGGSLKPELWTPMESDCVPLGTNDGERQALRKLVDAVQDVPEEFLDPITLEIMTFPMLLPSGKVIDQSTLEKCNRSEASWGRVPSDPFTGVAFSQHSQPLPHPTLKARIDHFLLQHSIPGTNLLGRAHASEMLVPSSVTVSSLKRKMDCGDPSSAQPLYFSSTDLLVTATSENSAKKMKTDSDSHLIQMDCSTDAIPHEQKLSESLDTALTSALSSMPSFTAKLMKGQQQAQGAGGCSTSWNAASGLEHGRSGQTQGCASCGKTFSPYFKTEPVYQLPCGHLLCRPCLAEKQKSLAVACGSCKRSVATHDVRRVHF; from the exons ATGGTAATAAACGTCTGTCTCCCCCAGTTCAAGCCGAGAATTCACTGCAACAAG ATCTCCGCCGACGGTTACGAAGTGGAGAACCTGATCTCGGAGGACCTCGCCAGGAGAAATCGTGGTTTCCGCAGCGAGTACTTCATCAAACCCCCCGTCCACGTCACCGTCTCCTTCCCCTTCAACATCGAGATCTGCAGGATCAACATCGACGTCTCCTCCGGAGGCTACCAAACCTTCTCCGGGCTCGAAGTTTACACCTCTACCTCATGCGCTAAAACCTCCTGGCAGAGCCCCGAGGGGCACTTCTCAGGTCTGGCCGGCCAGCCCGTGTCGGACAAAGACACTTTCACGCTGGTGGGCAAAGCTGTcttaaaaaatcaaagcaaagcgACGTTCGGCCACCGAGGCTTCAAGCCGAGGCCTCCCTTCCATCAGATGGAGAACGTTTTCTCCTACCCGGGCTCCGTGTCTCAAGACCTGTGGAACAAAGGGCCCGCCTCGCTCAGCAACGTCTCGCACCTGAAGCTCTGCATCACCCACGTGGCCGGGGGCGGCCTGCCTTGCATCAAGAGGCTGGAGGTGTGGGGGCAGCCCGCCAAGTCGTGCCCGCAGGAGGTGATCGAGGGGGTTTTCCGGGTGGCCTCCCAGTGCCTCGCCCAGGACGGCGGCAGCCTCAAGCCGGAGCTCTGGACGCCGATGGAGAGCGACTGCGTGCCCTTGGGCACCAACGACGGCGAGCGGCAGGCCCTCCGCAAGCTGGTGGACGCGGTCCAAGACGTCCCCGAAGAATTCCTGGACCCCATCACCCTGGAGATCATGACCTTCCCCATGCTCCTGCCCTCCGGGAAGGTGATCGACCAGAGCACCTTGGAGAAGTGCAACCGGAGCGAGGCGTCTTGGGGCAGGGTGCCCAGCGACCCTTTCACCGGGGTGGCCTTCAGCCAGCACTCGCAGCCCCTGCCTCACCCCACTCTCAAGGCCAGGATAGATcatttcctcctgcagcacagcatcccCGGCACCAACCTGCTCGGCAGGGCTCACGCCTCCGAGATGCTCGTTCCTTCTTCCGTAACCGTGTCTTCTCTGAAGAGGAAGATGGACTGCGGGGATCCGAGCTCCGCGCAGCcgctttatttttcttctacagacTTGCTTGTCACGGCTACCTCAGAGAACAGtgctaaaaaaatgaaaacggACAGTGACTCGCATTTGATCCAAATGGACTGTTCTACAG ATGCGATCCCTCACGAGCAAAAGCTCTCGGAGAGTTTGGACACGGCCTTGACCTCGGCGCTCAGCTCCATGCCGTCCTTCACGGCCAAGCTGAtgaaagggcagcagcaggcgcAGGGCGCgggaggctgcagcacctcGTGGAACGCCGCCTCCGGCCTCG AGCACGGCAGGAGCGGCCAGACCCAGGGGTGCGCGTCCTGCGGCAAAACCTTCTCGCCCTACTTCAAAACGGAGCCCGTTTACCAGCTCCCCTGCGGCCACCTCCTGTGCCGCCCCTGCTTGGCCGAGAAGCAGAAGTCCCTGGCCGTGGCGTGCGGGAGCTGCAAGCGGTCGGTCGCCACGCACGACGTCAGGAGGGTTCACTTCTAA